The window GGAGGAAGTGAAATCACAATAGCTATCTTAGTGTAAAAGTGTAGCATTCACAACTTATAAGCGATCGCAAGAGTCAAAAACCTTACGATCGTTAGGTCGCTAAACAAAGTCTATGAAGCGCAACTTGAACTTAATTCACCGCCAATTAGGAGGAATTTTTCTATGGAACGTGCAAACTCTTTTGATATAGAAAGGCTAGAAGGGCTTTACGCTCGCAAAGAGCAAAAGTTGAGCCAAACATCAAATTTTAAGTTAACAGTAAATAAAGTTTGGCAGTATTTAATTGACATTTTCACTAAAGAGCCTGAGCTAAAAATTTGGCAGCGCTCCGACCGCAAGGGCAATATCTGGTGGGATGTTTACGATCCTGCTACTGGTCGCTCTGGAACTTTTGGTTCTGAAACTGATATGCTGTCCTGGATTGAATCGCGTTACTACCGATAATTCAAGTGGCACAAACCAATAATTCCAAGCAGCTAAAAAAAGACGCGATCGCCAATGAGCGATCGCGTCTTTTTTAAACCTCTAAAATTTAAAATAATTAGATGATTTTCTATAATTGATTAACCTATTATCTGAAGTTAGGAGAGACTGCCTATTTATCTGTTTATTTAGAAAACTGCAAGACAGATTTTAAAAAATAATATTAACTTAAATCAAGTAAAGAATATCAATTAAAGGTAGCGCGGCATTGCCCACCAAAACTGCTGGTAGCTAGAACAAACGCGATCGCACTCTTCCTTAAGGAAAGAATTAAGTTGCGATCGCTATGCGCTTAAATTTCGCAGGAAAACTGCACTAACGTCGCTTCAGTGCTAGCGTCAATCCATCTGCAATTGGCACTAAACTCAGCGTTACTCGTTCGTCCTGGTGCAATTTGTTATTGAGATTTCGGATAGACTGGGTGCTTTTGTCTCGATCTTGAGAATCTGCAACTCTTCCAGACCACAATACATTATCAATTGCAATCAAACCGCCGGGACGAACTAACTGGAGCGATCGCTCATAATATCCCTCATAATTATTTTTATCGGCATCGATGAAGGCAAAATCAAACGTTCCTGCTTGTCCCTCTGCCAACAATTGATCTAAAGTATCTATTGCTGGTGCTAGCCGCAGATCGATCTTGTCCGCGACCCCAGCCGCTTGCCAATAGCGACGCGCCACAGACGTGTATTCCTCACTGACATCGCAAGCAATAATCTTACCTTCTGGAGGTAGAGCCAGAGCCACGCTGAGCGAGCTATAACCAGTAAAGACGCCCACTTCGAGAGTTGTTGTGGCTCCCATCAGTTGGACTAGCAACGCCATAAATTGCCCTTGTTCCGGCGCAATCTGCATCATCGCGTTGGGAAGATTGGCGGTTTCTTGTCGTAGCTGTCGCAGAATCTCTGGCTCTCGCAAGGAAGCGGATAATAGGTAATCATAGAGCTGGTTGTCGAGGCCAATGGTTTGTTTTGACATAATGGTTTATAAATCTTAGATGCTCACAGCCTATAATATCGCTTTTAGACAGAGGCAAAAGGGAAGGAAATTCTATGGTGCGATTTATTTTAGTAGCTGTAATGCTGGGACTACTCGCCGCTTTTGTGGGAGATATTTGGCCGACCGGACTGATGCCAAGTGGTAAACTGGTGAGATCGGCGATCGCTATCCAAGTGGGCCAAACTCAACAGCAGCTAGCTGAACAATTGAATAATTCTTCCCCCAAGCTGGCGATCGAACATTTGCGAATTAACCAGCAAGAACCGCTGAAAATTCACAACTTACTCACCTACCACGTCCGGGGAACCTACGATTTGACTATTCAGCAGCAAGACAATCGGGTAACTGAACAAAAAAAACCTTTTGATGTCTACTTGCAACGTCAGATAGAGGGTAAAACTTGGCGTCTGCTTCTTCCCCAATCTACGGAAAAAAATGCTAAACCCACTTGGTTGACTTACTTGGTGCGTTAAAAAACTAAAAAATAGCAGTGTGAAACTCTAATAACTATCACAAGCTGTGGCGCGATCGCTGTTATGCCCAGTCAGGATTAAAACACTTCCTTCAAACAACAGTTTACAGCTATGTATTTCAGCTTTATCGGTGTTTGTGTCGGACTTTTAATTTTAGTGCTGGGGAGTTTTGGAATATTGCAATGGTTGCACATACCAGCGGGTAATTTCCTCGATTGGGTAATTGCTGCTGCTAGTTTTTGTTGGCTGTTGGTAATTGTGACGGTTCCTTGGAATATTCACTTTGACGCTAAGGAAGTGATAGCAGAAGCAGCGCTTTCGGCTGATAAGGGAATTGCAGTTGATGAAAAGCAAGTTAAGTATGCGAAAGTTGTAGCCAATCGTTCATTTTGGGTAGCGATCGCACTTCATATCCTTTCTACTATTGGACTTTACACCCTCGCCGCAACTGGCGTCAGTTCTGTAGGATATGTTAGTTCTGGTGCAGCTTTACTATTAACTGCTTTGCGTCCAGCCGTGCGAACTTACGAATATTTAGCAAGACGTTTGGCGATGATTAGGCAAGAATTACAGTATCCCCGCCAAGATATTTGGGAACTGCGTAACCGCTTTGATAATCTGGAGTTGGCGGTTAAGCAACTAGAAGCGCAAATGAACGCTGAAGAGCCTTATTCTTTCGTTGCTACTCAACAGCGATCTGGGGAAGAAACTCGTAAAGAATTAGCGCGGTTGAGTGCAGTTATAGAACAATTGGAAGCAACTAATAAGGCTGAACACCAGCAACTATCGAGAGAAGCCAAAAATGCGATCGCGCAACTTTCAACCGATGGGCAATTTCTCGACCACGTTCGCGAAATTATTCGGTTTTTCAAAACTGCTTAATTGCTCATAGTTGATGGTTCATTGTTAATTGCTATGAGCAATGAACCATCAACTATGAACAAATATCAAAGTAATCCCGATGCCTCATAAAGGCGTCTGACAGTCGCTAGAATTCTACTACCGTACTTTAAATCTGCCGCCCAGCGTCCGCTTAGCTGATCCACTAAGGGAGCTACACCCCTCGTAACAAAGCGAAAACGTGGATCGACCAATTCCTGCACCAAAGGCTCTAAACTGGCGTAGGCTTTTAAGTGTTGAATGTGCGCCCTCACGCCAATTCTCGCACTAGGAAACGACGCCCCTTCAGAACCGCCACCGACTGTTCCTAAACTGGCAAAGTTATTTTGGCTAGGACTGATATCGCTGCCAAAACGCAGAAAGCCCGTCTCAACACACATTTGGCAGAAGGCAACATCATGGTTTACGCCCTCAATAGCTGCTTCTTCGCGGTAGAGTTTGGGTAGATCGGGGAACTGAGCAAGGGCATTTTCGTTATTGGCTTTCACGAACATCATCAGCTGCACTTCTGAGGCGTTGCCATTTGTCATAATTTTGTCAATCTGACCGACGCAAACTGGCAAAATCGAGCGCAAGGACACGGTGCGGCTGTTATTGTCCCAACCGATAGAAATATTAAAGTCGCGTAATTCAATAGCTTTGACATAGACTACGCCCCGATACTGTACGCGGCGGACGTTGGGGGCGTTGGTCAAATTAACTCCCAGTCTGTCTACTAAGTCTATGGGGATGTAAGCGTTGCTATTAATGAGAACGCCTTTTTCGGCGTAAGTCTGGTTGTTGATGTTGATATTGATGGGAGGATAGGTTGTAGTCTGGGGATTTCCGCCGCCGCCGCCGATCGCACGGCTCCAAGCTGCTAGTCCGTCAGCAATTCCTAGTGCTATATCGCGGCGTCGGTTCTGAATTAAAAAGCGATCGTCCGGGTTGGTGAGAAAGCCAACTTCCATCAGCATCGACGGGATGGTGGTGTCGCGACAAAAGGCTAGACGACCGACGCCCGTTGCTGTGTCTGGTTTGGCTCCCCGGCTGGGTAGTTGGGGAACGCGGCGCAGCAAGGCAAGCAGCAGCATTTCGGCTTGACTTTTGCGCTCTGTGTTGTTGGCAATATGGAAGACACAGGCTCCCCTCGTACCTGGGTTGTTGAAGGCATCGGCATGGATTTCGAGGGCGATGTCGCCTGTGCGATCGCGGGCGTTAATCCAGCTAATCGACTGGCGCGAAGTCAGGTTGTCGGGCACGGAGAGAACTTCAAAACCCCGCGATCGCAACTCTGGCAATATTTGATCGCGCAGCAGAATCATCTCTTGGGCTTCTGTCGTCCCTCCCGCGATCGCGCCTGAGTCTCCACCACCGTGTCCTGCTGAAATAAAAATCCGTCCCATTTGAAGTCTTCCCCCCAGCGCTAAAAGCACTCGCTGTCAATCTTCCAGCATAAGGAGTGCGGGGGTGTTTCGGCTAGTCCCTCTCGCTCCTTTACCTTTTTGTACCCCGCCAATCATGTTTGGCAAAGAAAGAAACCAGGATTAAGTTATGTGCCAAACCCAGCTAATTTTTGTTATGCGATCGCGTATCACTAAACACCCATATCTTTTGTAAATCTTGGGTAAAGTTTACTTTTCTTAACCCATTACTTTATATGGAATTTATGCGTAAGCTATGTATCATCTCGGTGGCAAAGTACATCACACTTCTATTGAAGTCACTAGATTCTTCAGGTTGGCGATCGCGGCTGACATTAAAAGCAGAAACCTTTACCAAACATTTACGCACGAGCTATGTATGTTAAGTGAAAATATGGATAAGGCAAGAATTAATTAACCTCAAATTAATTGAGATTAAGAAAGCGATCGGCTATCCGGGCGTATCTACGCGATCGCTTTTTAAGAGTTTTACCCTTAATTTTCATTAACTCAACTTGCACGCCTTGAAAACATTCAAGGCTAGGCTTCGCATTGAGCAAGTACGAAAGTGCGCCGTTTCATTTTTTGGAGATGACTTCTATGACTAGCTTATTCACTAATCGCTCTAATTCAGCCAAACGTGGCCTAACTGGAACGTTACTGACACTAGGTTTATTACTTGCGGGAGGCAGTCAAGCGCTTGCTGGCACAATCAAAGCAACTCTTACAGCAGACAATCATTACGGACTCTACCACGCTCAGGAGAATGGTAGCGGACTAACGTTTGTTGGCAGAAATGAGTTTGGGCCTACTGGCAATCCTGGAGGATTAAACTGGTCTTTGCCTGAAACTTGGACTTTTGATATAAACCCAGCCGACTACCTATACGTTGTAGTTTGGGATGATGCTGCGGTAGCCGAGTCGTGGATTGGTGAGTTTGAGCTACCAGGTGGTGTTTCACTTCTTTCAGACACTACAAATTGGGAATACATAATTGCTAGTGGTCAGAATCCAGGTGATTACGGTAACGTTCCTCAGCTGACGGAACTCGTGCCGGAAATAGCCAACGCTAACTGGACGGCGACGCGGGCAGTGGGGCCAAATGGAACCAGCCCTTGGGGCGTGATTCCTGGCATATCAACGTCCGCCCAATTTTTGAACGTCTCTAATCCCCGAAGTGCTAATTACACGATCTTTAGGACAAAGGCCGCTGTAGAGGTCGAGTCTGTCCCCGAACCATCAGCTGCCTTGACTTTACTGGCGTTTGGTGCAAGTGGCGCAGGTTCGCTGCTGAAGCGCAAGCAGCAACAGAAAGCTATGAATTTTAGCCGCAGCTGAGTGATGAGATAGGGGGGGCGATCGCAGCTACCCCCACAACAACCAAGCGCGATCGCACTGTTCTCCCCCTCGCCTCATGTGCCTGTGTCGTTCCAAAATAGAATTAGAGCGATATGGCATAAAGGCAAGCAATGCAAACTCCCCGCCTGCATCAAGACACCATCGATCGAGTCAAAGAACGGGCTGACATTGTGGATGTCATCTCGGAAAAGGTTGTTCTGCGGAAGCGCGGGAAAGATTTTTTGGGCTTATGTCCCTTCCACGAAGAAAAATCTCCCAGCTTTACCGTCAGTCCCAGCAAGCAGATGTACTACTGTTTTGGCTGTCAAGCTGGGGGAAATGCCATCAAGTTCCTGATGGAAGTAGACAAGCGCCCTTTCGCTGATGTAGTCCTCGATTTAGCGCGGCGTTACCAAGTTTCTGTACAAACTCTGGAACCGGAACAGCAGCAAGAATGGCAGCGCGGGGTAGCACTACGAGATCAGCTGTATGAGATTCTGGCGATCGCAGCAGGATTCTATCAACACGCCCTACGTCAATCTCAAGGACAGCAAGCTTTAGAATATCTCAAAACTCAGCGACATCTGAGCGAAGAAACCATCCAACAGTTTCAGCTAGGCTATGCACCAGTTGGGTGGGAAACCCTTTATAGCTATCTTGTCGAACAGAAAAGTTACTCTGTGCAATTAGTAGAAAAAGCAGGGTTAATTAAACATCGCAAAACGGGTGATGGTTATATAGATCAGTTCCGCGATCGCCTAATTATTCCCATCCGCGATACCCAAGGGCGAGTTATCGGTTTCGGCGGTAGAACTTTAGCTGACGAACAACCTAAATATCTTAACTCTCCCGAAACAGAATTATTTAATAAAGGTAAAACTTTATTTGCACTCGATAAAGCCAAAGATGCAATTAGCAAACAAGATCGGGCGGTAGTAGTCGAGGGATATTTTGATGCGATCGCCCTCCACCAATCTGGCATTACCAACGCAGTCGCTTCCCTCGGTACAGCCTTAAGCTTAGACCAAATTCGTCAACTACTGCGTTACACCGAATCGAAACAAATTGTACTTAACTTTGATGCTGATGCCGCAGGTACAAAAGCAGCAGAAAGGGCGATTGGCGAAGTTGCCGATTTAGCTTACAAAGGACAAGTCCAGTTGCGGATTCTCAACCTTCCAGATGGTAAAGATGCCGACGAATTTCTTACTAAAAGCGATCCTGAGACATATCACCATTTACTAACAACAGCTCCCCTTTGGATAGACTGGCAGATAGAGCAAACATTAGTCAATAAAGACATTAGCCAAGCCGACCAATTTCAACAAGTTACTGGTGAAATAGTCAATTTGCTGCGTAACATTGATAACCAAAGTACGCGCACTCATTATATTAGCCAGTGTGCAGAAAAACTTAGTAAAGGAGATGCACGACTCGTACCCCTGCTAGTAGAAAATCTGAGGACGCAAGTAAAGCGATCGCAACAACCTTTAGCGAAAGGAACCACTAAAACACAGCAGCCGCAATTATTACCAATTGCATCTGAACGAAATCTCTTAGAACAAGCAGAAGCGTTACTACTACGAATATTCCTCCACGCTCCCGAATATCGCCAAGCAGTCGTTGATTCCCTAGAAGAGCGAGATTTGTTATTTTGCCTCTCCCACCATCGATTTTTGTGGCAACAAATTTTAGAACTGCAAGAGAGTCTAACTCCCCATGCTACTTCGGATCTAATCTCACTTTTACAAGATAGATGTGTAGAATTTCCCAACGAACTCGCTTTAATTTCTCATCTGTTTCATCTCGATGAAAAGACACAGCAAGACCTCCTCCGCGCTGAAGCCTTAATTCGCGCAGCAGCGGCGTGTCTGGAAGAGGTGCAATGCGAGAAACATCGGCGTTACTGTCTGGAGCAGTGGCAGAAGTTAGCCTCAACAGATCCAGAGCGATCGCAATATTACTACCACGAGTTTTACAGCGCCCAGCAGAGAATTAAGGAATTAAAGCAGCAACGCCAGTTCAATTTCTTAGAAGTTACTCAAATTGGTTCATAGCTCATTGGCTTTGACTATGAACCACGAAGGCATTTTGGATTAAACGCTGACTTCAAAAGTATTAATCCAAAATCCAAAATCCAAAATCGGGCTACGGACAGCCTAAAGTTTCACGGGTTTCTCGTCCCGTAACTGGATTTTTGCCTTTTGCCACTTTGCACAGAGTTTTTTGCACATCAGGGCGGAGCAAAACATCAGTAAAATCGGCTCCATCAATGATGGCACCTTCAAACTTGGTGTAAACAGCAAAAGCACCTTCTAGAACAGCATTAGTCAAGTTTGCTCTAGTGATGCGTGCTGTGTCTAAAGTAGCGTTGCGGAGATTAGCTCCCTCTAGGTTGGCACTTTCTAAATTAGCGCCAAAGAAACTAACACCCGATAGATCGGTATTGCTCAGGTTACTGCTGCGTAGATTGGCTTTGGTAAAGCTAGCGTCAGTTAGCACCTTACCTGAGAAATCTACACCAACTAGAGATTCTTTGGTGTAATCTTCAGCAAGGGCTGGGGTAGCGATCGCTCCCAAAGCTGTGACACAAACTACTGCGAAGAGCAATAAACTTAGTAAAATTGTCGAAATCCGCTTTCTTGGCCTAAATTTCATCCTACTTCCAGCTGATGGATAACCCTCGTCTATCTGATTATCCCAATATTGGCGTTCTAGGAGAAGATCTTGTTGCACGCCACTTAGAGGCGCAAGGCTGGAAAATTTTGCATCGTCGCTGGCGTTGTGCTTGGGGAGAAATAGACCTGATTGCCCAAAACCTTGATGACTCAAGGCTCCAGACACAAGACTCCAGATTTTTCACCCCGCTGGTGTTTGTGGAGGTCAAAACTCGCAGTCGAGGTAACTGGGATGCGGATGGTCTACTTTCCATCACACCGCAAAAACAAGCCAAACTTTGTAAAGCCGCTCAGTTGTTTTTAGCGTCACGCCCCGATCTTGCCGATCTGCCTTGCCGCTTTGATGTGGCTCTAGTTAGCTGTCACCGACTACCACATCGAAATCTTCAAGATAAAAAGAGTTTAAATTTATCAGCCGCTGAGGAAGCCATAGCTCGTCCACCCGTGATGGTGGGTGAAGCTATTTTCGTAGCTGGATACCGACTTCTTCTGCAAGACTACATCAAAGCCGCCTTCGATAGCGCCTAAAAAAATCAAAAAGTAAAAGAGAAAATTTTTAATGCGTTCTCTTTATTTTCACTTTATTAGGCGAGTGTTTCTGGGCAGTAACCTAATCCCCTAGTGAACTGTAGACGAAATGCCTCAATATCGCTGCGGTCAGGACTGCCATGAGAAACGACGGCTACCTGATAGCGACGCATTACATCAATAGGTGATTGTCCTGTTTCCAAGCTCCAAAGTGCCATTTGCAGCCGAATGGTTGGTTCGTAGGAAATTCCCAACTCGTTCAGGAACGCCCGGAAGTCGCCATCTTGTTGAGGGCTTAAATGTTTGTGCATTTTCACCTTGACTACCCAGCCATCAATCTGATGAATCACCGTTATAAATTTAACGGGTTTCTGAGGCATTGAGTGAAGGAACTCAACTACCCGTAGTGTGAGGCTGGCATTCGCCAGAAAGTAGAGGTAGTCCATATCAGTTGTTTAACTTAAAGTCCAAGCAAATGCTATTCTTCTATTCTCTATCTCGAACGATCCCAGCACTAGGGGAGAACCACTGTTATTCAGTGGGGAGTTATACCCAATTCGCTTTTTTGTAGTTGATTGAAAGTATGAATTTTTTCTGATAAACAATAGTGTCTGCGTCTATAGATTGGTCGAAAGTTAGTGACTTTTGGCAAATCCCCCGCAAAGACAGCCAAATCATACCCAAATAGACCGAATGCGCTCAATCGCCATGAATCAACCCAGCAAAGGTTCCCGTAGCCCTAACAGTCCATCTTCAGAAACACCAGATGCAGACAAGTTGTTAGCTAGCTATGACTACGAACTCCCTTTAGAGCGGATTGCTCAAAACCCAGCAGTTCCCAGAGATAGCTCCCGTTTGCTGGTGGTGGATTCACCCAGTACGGGCGGGGATACCCCACCCTTGCACCGCGTCTTCCGTGACTTACCCGACCTACTACAACCGGGAGATTTGCTCGTTTTGAATAACACTCGCGTCATAAATGCACGGCTGCTAGGACGCAAACCTACTGGCGCACCAGTCGAGGTGTTGCTGCTAGAAGAACGATCGCTTAACTGTTGGCTGGCGTTGGTTAAACCGGGTAGGCGCTTAAAGCCAGGGGCAACTATTTTTTTTGAACCTAGAAAACAGGCGACAGAGGAAAGGGGAATAGAAACTGGGGGATCTTCCCCATCCCCAATTGAAAATCCCATTCCCAGGCAGAGCATGGGAACGAGCAAAATCGAAAATCCCTTAACTGCGACCGTTCTGGCAAGGGATGAGGCGACTGGGGGGCGTTTGTTACAGTTCGATGTGCCAGAGGGGGTTTCCTTAGTTCAGTTGTTGGACGAATACGGTAACGTGCCGCTACCACCTTATATAAATGATTCCCAATCTGAGCAGGAACAGTATCAGACAGTTTATGCGGCATCTCCCGGCGCGATCGCTGCTCCCACTGCTGGATTGCACTTCACACCTACTCTGCTGACTCGCTTGCAGGAACAAGGTATAAACACGGCGTTTGTAACTCTCCACGTGGGTGTGGGTACTTTTCGACCAGTCGAGGTGGAGGACATTACTACCCACCAGATGCACGCGGAGTGGGTGGAACTACCCAAAGAAACCGTAGACCAAATTCACTTAACCAAGTCGAGGGGAGGTAGGGTTATTGCGGTTGGTACTACGGTAGTACGAACGTTGGAGGGTATAGCTCATTCCCTGGCAGAGCCAGGTAAAGAGTCTGGAGTCCGGAGTTTGGAGTCCGGAGTTTCCATTTCCAGGCAGGCAACGAGGTCAAACGACAGCATAGGAGAGGAAGAAGAGTTTATGACTAATGCAGATTCTTCAATGCATAATGTCGAAATTTTAAAGCCGTACTATGGCAAGACAAATTTGTTCATCTATCCAGGGTATGAATGGCAAGTAGTAGATGGGCTGATTACAAATTTCCATTTGCCGCGCTCTAGTTTGCTCATGTTAGTAAGTGCTTTAATAGGGCGGGAACGGCTACTAGCTTTATATCGAGAGGCGATCGCTCACCAATACCGCTTCTATTCCTTTGGTGATGCTATGCTAATCTTGCCAGAAGCGGTTAGCTGACTCCCAAGGAAGGCTAATAGTTAAAGTTATATCGAGGGCTGGACTAATTGCTAATAGCTAGTAGGTCTTCTACCCATGCTTAAAAACCACAAATCAATTCATCTGCTTGCGGCTGCTGTTGTCAGTCTCGGTTTGGCAACTATCTGCGAGACAAAAGCTGGTGCTATACCTGCTTCTTCAAAAGTTAGCGAACAGGGGAAGAATATAAACCTGTCACTCAAGGAAATACCGATTGCGGGAGAAAAAAGACGGCTTTCAAAAGTGAAAAAATCGCCGTCTGTACAAAGCCATACAAAGCAGCTAATTGAGGGTCTATACAGTAGAAATGTAGACGCAGCTTCTTACTTCCAACAGGGTGTAACGCAGTATAACCGGGGAGATTATCAAGGGGCAGAGGTATCTTTAAGAAGAGCGCTGACATACGACCCGAACATTCCTATGGCGTATTACCTGTTAGGAAATGCTCAGGCGCAGCAAGACAAGGTGCAGGCGGCTAGTGCCTCATACCAAACCGCACTTCGACTCGACCCCAGCATGACAGAGGCTTACTATAACTTGGGGTTGTCGTTGTATAGACAAGGACTACCAGAAGCAGCGATCGCGCAGTTTCAACGCTCGCTTGCACTCAATCCCAAACTACCGGAAGCTCACTATAACATCGGCTTGGCATTAGAGGCGCTAAACAGAAGAGATGAAGCGATCGCGGAGTACCAGCAATCGGTTCGCCTAGACCCCAACAATGCCGCAGCACAGTATAACTTAGGGCTGGCACTGGTAAAACAAGAACAGACAGAACCAGCGATCGCTGCCTTTCGGCAAGCAGTCAGGCTCGATCCTAAGCTAGCTGGCGCTCAATATCAGCTCGGATCGCTTTTGTCTTTGCAAAACAGAGTAGAAGAAGCGCAAAAAGCATTAGGAGCAGCTGTCACCCTTGACCCAAATAATGCCGCAGCTCAGTATAATTTGGGCGTGATTTTTACCCAGCAAGGTAATTATTCAGCGGCGGCTAATAGGTTCCGACGGGCGATCGCCCTCAACCCTAACAACGTCTCTGCTTATCGGCAACTAGGCGTAGCGCTCACCGCAGACCGCAATTACAAAGAAGCAGTTACTGCCTTAAAACAAGCAGTACTCCAAGAACCAAGCGACGCGCTGACGCACTATAACTTAGCGGTTGCATTGCATCGAGACAAGAAATTGGATGACGCGATCGCGGAGTACAAGGAGGCCATTCTTCTCAATCCCAACCTAGCCGAAGGATTTTATAACCTCGGCGTAGCGCTTCAGCAGTCCCAGCGCCCAGAGGACGCAACAGCATTTATTGTAGAAGCCAGGAACTTGTTCGCCCAACAGGGTAAAATCCAAAAAACACAAGAGGTAGATAAGGTTTTACAGTTGATTGCCACACCCAATCCTGCTGTAGCTCCTGTGTTGCCTGCGGGCGCACCCTTTGCCCCTCCTAGCCCTACCAAAGACCCGTCTCAAGCACCTACCCCATAATTAAGGCAAAAGGCAAAAGAAAATATATCTTTTGCCTTTTAATTTTTCGCTATTGACTGGTAGGCTTCCCAATGACTTTTTACTTTAGATTGGCAAGCGATTGATGTCTTTATTGGTGCCAATCACAACCATTGCTGAACCCTTGTACAGGCGTCTGTTTGGATCTGGGTTAATCTCAAACTTGCGATCTTGACTCACTGCTAGTAGATTCAGACCGTAGCGGCTGCGGAGTTTGAGTTCGGTGATAGTTTTACCGTCAAATTCTTCAGGAACTAGAATCTCAACAATGCTGTTCTCTGGGTCTAGATCAAACCGGTCTAAAATGCTGGGTTTGGTGAGACTCCGCGCCAAAGCACAACCAGTTTCATGTTCTGGAAACACAACATGATCTGCCCCCACTTTCTTCAAGAGTTTTTCATGGGTTTCGGAAGAAGCTTTGGCAACTAAATGAGGTACGCCGCCTTCCTTTAGATTGAGCGTTGTAATGATACTTTCTTCTAGATAGTTGCCAATAGCGACAATCACGGTATCAAATTCAAAAATTCCTGCCTCTTTGAGGGCTGATATTTCTGTGGAGTCTAATTGCAAGGCGTGGGCAGCTATTCGCTCTGTTAAAACCTGAGCTACTAGCTTTTCATCGTTGTCCACTGCCATCACTTCATAACCCAACTGGTGTAGCGTCGAACACACTGCCCGACCGAAGCGCCCCAAGCCAATGACAGCAAACAGCTTATTGGATGCGTGCGACTTAGGATCGCTGCGTAGACTGCGAAAAAAACTCAAACCAGATAAATTCACGATTTAACTCCCAGCTTAAGCGGAGATAATTGTTTTTTAGACTATCAAGATCTAGGATGGCGATCTCTACCCCACGAGTAGATTTGCCTCCGGATACCGAACCGCAGTCGGTTTGGGATCTCCAAAAATAGCTGACATAAGTAGCAACACGCCTACCCTTCCCAAATACATAGTGAGGACAATAATCAATTTTGCAGGTACAGACATACCCGCGGTGTAGCCAGTCGAAAGTCCTACTGTCGCAAAAGCTGACACTACCTCAAACAAAATTTGGATAAAGTCTCCGCCTGGAGCTTTTAACGCAATCGGATCTGTAAGAGCAATCAAAGTGGTGGAAACGAGTACAAGTATTAGCGAACCCACTACCACGCCAACAGCCTTTAAAATCAGTGCTAGCGGGATTTGGCGATCGTAGCAATGCACCTCTTCTCTACCCTGTAGCACC of the Microcoleus sp. FACHB-831 genome contains:
- a CDS encoding class I SAM-dependent methyltransferase produces the protein MSKQTIGLDNQLYDYLLSASLREPEILRQLRQETANLPNAMMQIAPEQGQFMALLVQLMGATTTLEVGVFTGYSSLSVALALPPEGKIIACDVSEEYTSVARRYWQAAGVADKIDLRLAPAIDTLDQLLAEGQAGTFDFAFIDADKNNYEGYYERSLQLVRPGGLIAIDNVLWSGRVADSQDRDKSTQSIRNLNNKLHQDERVTLSLVPIADGLTLALKRR
- a CDS encoding N-acetylmuramoyl-L-alanine amidase, which codes for MGRIFISAGHGGGDSGAIAGGTTEAQEMILLRDQILPELRSRGFEVLSVPDNLTSRQSISWINARDRTGDIALEIHADAFNNPGTRGACVFHIANNTERKSQAEMLLLALLRRVPQLPSRGAKPDTATGVGRLAFCRDTTIPSMLMEVGFLTNPDDRFLIQNRRRDIALGIADGLAAWSRAIGGGGGNPQTTTYPPINININNQTYAEKGVLINSNAYIPIDLVDRLGVNLTNAPNVRRVQYRGVVYVKAIELRDFNISIGWDNNSRTVSLRSILPVCVGQIDKIMTNGNASEVQLMMFVKANNENALAQFPDLPKLYREEAAIEGVNHDVAFCQMCVETGFLRFGSDISPSQNNFASLGTVGGGSEGASFPSARIGVRAHIQHLKAYASLEPLVQELVDPRFRFVTRGVAPLVDQLSGRWAADLKYGSRILATVRRLYEASGLL
- a CDS encoding PEP-CTERM sorting domain-containing protein, which translates into the protein MTSLFTNRSNSAKRGLTGTLLTLGLLLAGGSQALAGTIKATLTADNHYGLYHAQENGSGLTFVGRNEFGPTGNPGGLNWSLPETWTFDINPADYLYVVVWDDAAVAESWIGEFELPGGVSLLSDTTNWEYIIASGQNPGDYGNVPQLTELVPEIANANWTATRAVGPNGTSPWGVIPGISTSAQFLNVSNPRSANYTIFRTKAAVEVESVPEPSAALTLLAFGASGAGSLLKRKQQQKAMNFSRS
- the dnaG gene encoding DNA primase, which gives rise to MQTPRLHQDTIDRVKERADIVDVISEKVVLRKRGKDFLGLCPFHEEKSPSFTVSPSKQMYYCFGCQAGGNAIKFLMEVDKRPFADVVLDLARRYQVSVQTLEPEQQQEWQRGVALRDQLYEILAIAAGFYQHALRQSQGQQALEYLKTQRHLSEETIQQFQLGYAPVGWETLYSYLVEQKSYSVQLVEKAGLIKHRKTGDGYIDQFRDRLIIPIRDTQGRVIGFGGRTLADEQPKYLNSPETELFNKGKTLFALDKAKDAISKQDRAVVVEGYFDAIALHQSGITNAVASLGTALSLDQIRQLLRYTESKQIVLNFDADAAGTKAAERAIGEVADLAYKGQVQLRILNLPDGKDADEFLTKSDPETYHHLLTTAPLWIDWQIEQTLVNKDISQADQFQQVTGEIVNLLRNIDNQSTRTHYISQCAEKLSKGDARLVPLLVENLRTQVKRSQQPLAKGTTKTQQPQLLPIASERNLLEQAEALLLRIFLHAPEYRQAVVDSLEERDLLFCLSHHRFLWQQILELQESLTPHATSDLISLLQDRCVEFPNELALISHLFHLDEKTQQDLLRAEALIRAAAACLEEVQCEKHRRYCLEQWQKLASTDPERSQYYYHEFYSAQQRIKELKQQRQFNFLEVTQIGS
- a CDS encoding pentapeptide repeat-containing protein is translated as MKFRPRKRISTILLSLLLFAVVCVTALGAIATPALAEDYTKESLVGVDFSGKVLTDASFTKANLRSSNLSNTDLSGVSFFGANLESANLEGANLRNATLDTARITRANLTNAVLEGAFAVYTKFEGAIIDGADFTDVLLRPDVQKTLCKVAKGKNPVTGRETRETLGCP
- a CDS encoding YraN family protein; translation: MDNPRLSDYPNIGVLGEDLVARHLEAQGWKILHRRWRCAWGEIDLIAQNLDDSRLQTQDSRFFTPLVFVEVKTRSRGNWDADGLLSITPQKQAKLCKAAQLFLASRPDLADLPCRFDVALVSCHRLPHRNLQDKKSLNLSAAEEAIARPPVMVGEAIFVAGYRLLLQDYIKAAFDSA